The proteins below are encoded in one region of Methanosarcina barkeri 3:
- a CDS encoding TIGR04279 domain-containing protein: protein MDNSLSSQEKYQEERLEYLLSEEIKSVKPVFTFIKNPENKGSLRLLLLLSVFLFVIISPGAAASSNWELTPQNPVVGDVMKISGTGFEGDTAKVLVTFEKDVTVQDGEYEYTLEDVVIPSGFDNSFTVKAEGADDLNVRAKMLLWLTKSAEAKDGTATVSQTHVPPGKYKIRIDGKASGSEVKLKITAMQEIEVNSDGSLSYEYNTKSIPAGDFEVKVGDFEKQIELQPSENLDSETSSSEQNLSEEQNNERLSLEVNSSEQNSSERKGNECPGDTPEVDVYNRTDAQGNESIIPETKTEKNSWNNMKFILSYPYSLRSFYTVNESIKLSYDGPTALEQQNVDIYLIKERSPNYLENEISSGMNESTINLEDILNNDTEAYAKIPATLNKEGDLTPLTLGPLQAGYYWILITHAGNETVKTESEKEIYLAKYFEVLEYQMETRAPDALQEGKNLEVNMDLKNAPAEKNYTYWAVLIKDSAYISSEGTNPGWRMTTGIRPIVNEVDIIGSLETSLNGHESENGNNELKNEIQTIIGKENGTISISEKNQSKLSLKSRELPPGDYLLVTGAYEDGEGLTGIFQKKIRVVPENLHGLGLESMSGKYLREYIFNEIKSISAYVD, encoded by the coding sequence ATGGACAATAGCCTTTCTAGTCAAGAAAAATACCAGGAAGAGAGGTTAGAATATTTGCTTTCCGAAGAAATTAAGTCAGTGAAGCCAGTTTTTACATTTATCAAAAATCCGGAAAATAAGGGAAGTTTAAGACTTCTGCTTTTGCTTTCCGTTTTCCTGTTCGTCATTATTTCTCCCGGAGCAGCTGCTTCAAGCAATTGGGAACTTACTCCCCAAAATCCGGTTGTTGGAGATGTAATGAAGATAAGTGGAACCGGGTTTGAGGGAGATACTGCGAAAGTGCTGGTAACCTTTGAAAAGGATGTGACGGTCCAGGACGGAGAATATGAGTATACGCTTGAAGATGTAGTAATCCCCTCTGGCTTTGACAATAGTTTTACCGTGAAAGCGGAAGGAGCCGACGACTTAAATGTGAGAGCAAAGATGCTCTTATGGTTAACTAAAAGCGCAGAGGCAAAAGATGGCACTGCTACAGTTTCCCAGACACATGTCCCTCCAGGAAAATATAAGATCAGAATCGATGGAAAAGCAAGTGGTTCCGAGGTCAAACTCAAGATAACAGCTATGCAAGAGATAGAGGTAAATTCTGACGGAAGCCTCAGTTATGAGTATAATACTAAATCTATACCGGCAGGCGATTTTGAAGTAAAAGTTGGGGATTTTGAAAAACAGATAGAGTTACAACCCTCAGAAAACCTTGACTCGGAAACAAGTTCCTCGGAACAGAACTTGAGTGAAGAACAAAATAATGAAAGACTGTCTTTAGAAGTTAACTCTTCGGAACAGAACTCAAGTGAAAGAAAAGGTAACGAATGCCCTGGAGATACACCTGAAGTAGACGTATATAACCGGACAGATGCTCAGGGGAACGAGTCAATAATACCTGAGACAAAAACGGAGAAAAATAGCTGGAACAATATGAAATTCATATTGTCGTACCCTTATTCCCTTCGTTCATTTTATACCGTAAATGAGAGCATAAAGTTAAGCTACGATGGGCCTACTGCTTTAGAACAGCAGAATGTGGATATATACCTTATCAAGGAGCGCAGCCCGAATTATCTGGAAAATGAGATTTCATCTGGTATGAATGAGAGCACTATTAACCTCGAAGATATTTTAAACAATGATACGGAAGCTTATGCCAAGATACCTGCAACCCTGAACAAAGAAGGAGACCTTACTCCCCTTACACTGGGTCCTCTTCAGGCAGGTTACTACTGGATCCTTATAACACATGCAGGAAATGAAACGGTAAAAACCGAATCAGAAAAAGAGATCTATTTGGCAAAATATTTTGAAGTTCTCGAATATCAAATGGAAACCAGGGCTCCGGATGCCCTTCAAGAAGGCAAAAACTTAGAAGTCAACATGGATCTGAAGAATGCACCTGCAGAGAAAAATTATACTTACTGGGCTGTACTGATAAAGGATAGTGCCTATATATCATCTGAAGGTACGAACCCAGGGTGGAGGATGACCACGGGAATCAGACCTATTGTGAACGAAGTTGACATTATCGGTAGTCTGGAAACAAGTTTAAACGGACATGAATCCGAAAATGGGAACAACGAACTTAAGAACGAAATCCAGACTATTATAGGTAAAGAGAATGGTACGATAAGCATAAGTGAGAAAAATCAGAGTAAACTTTCCCTGAAAAGCCGGGAACTTCCTCCAGGAGACTACCTCCTAGTTACGGGCGCATATGAAGATGGTGAAGGTCTTACAGGTATATTCCAGAAGAAGATAAGAGTGGTACCCGAAAATTTACACGGATTGGGCCTGGAATCCATGTCCGGAAAATACCTTAGGGAGTATATCTTCAATGAAATTAAGAGCATCTCCGCTTACGTAGATTAA
- a CDS encoding TIGR04279 domain-containing protein, protein MKRKTGIHNETHGRKWRLIFIALILVLLVISVSATGKESSTNSKASDRTVHESNIKVSNETENNCSYCIVSKERGNTEDTESKTGKQNYTKTQKIVGEDNQSKTGKQNYTKTQKIVGEDNQSKTGKQNYTKTQKIVGEDNQSKTGKQNYTKTQKIVGEDNQSKTGKQNYTGKQNYTGKQNYTGKQNYTGTQKIVKENNESITGKGNYTGSQETVEENKSKTGRGNYTRAQKIVEEENESKTGRGNYTGTQEIVKENNESITGKGNYTEIQETAKEENKSITGKGNYTGYQETIEDTKPQIPLLNFEVYKIKENKSTENQETVEEVTKSPIPLLNFELYKIKENKSIENQETVEDNKSKTGNGNYTETQETIEDNESITGKGNYTGNQGNKSITGNGNYTENGNYTGIQGNESIIENGNYTGNQETIEENESKTGNENYTGIQGNESKTENGNYTGNHSNTSITGNGNYTGNQGNKSITGNGNYTGNQGNKSITGNGNYTGNQGNKSITGNGNYTGNQGNKSITGNGNYTGNQGNKSITGNGNYTGNQGNESKTGNGNYTGIQDNESKTGNGNYTGNQEAVEEDNDLETNNDTDNQENTGENESNHSKSSGSNWKYKTKIINTTITQKNDSESSESNNVSNLKDKTITVIRTVAQNSTRTKNETKTGTVNGSKSLKSVGVNATTGNKSYNGTSSDVKNVTSEILEPDVNLTNSLESQEVNAEVEVYNWTDTQGNESAIPEIKTEKNSWNNMKFILSYSCSLRSFYTANESVNLSYNGPTALEQQDVDIYLIKEHSPSSPENEISSGMSKSTINLEDVLSNDTEAYVKIPATLNKEGDLTPLTLDPLQAGYYWILITHAGNETVKTESEKEIYLAKYFEVLEYQMETRAPDALQEGKNLEVNMDLKNAPAEKNYTYWAVLIKDSAYISSEGTNPRWRMTTGIRPIVNGVDIIGSLETSLNGHESENGNNELKNEIQTIIGKENGTISISEKNQSKLSLKSRELPPGDYLLVTGAYEDSEGLTGIFQKKVRISSEKLYGSGLESSSGNTLGSRSSMKSKVSPLMEIKSILENPKAFIFEDIKPYIQANSLAEVLRNPPKAPSFLLGFAVTLLIGVAVLRKKK, encoded by the coding sequence TTGAAGAGAAAAACAGGGATTCATAACGAAACACATGGTAGGAAGTGGAGATTAATCTTTATTGCTCTTATTCTTGTTTTGTTAGTAATATCAGTATCGGCTACAGGAAAAGAAAGCAGCACAAATAGCAAGGCAAGCGACAGAACAGTACACGAATCAAATATTAAAGTAAGTAATGAGACTGAAAATAATTGTTCTTACTGTATAGTAAGTAAAGAACGAGGTAACACAGAGGATACTGAGTCAAAAACAGGAAAACAAAATTACACGAAAACTCAAAAGATAGTAGGGGAAGATAATCAGTCAAAAACAGGAAAACAAAATTACACGAAAACTCAAAAGATAGTAGGGGAAGATAATCAGTCAAAAACAGGAAAACAAAATTACACGAAAACTCAAAAGATAGTAGGGGAAGATAATCAGTCAAAAACAGGAAAACAAAATTACACGAAAACTCAAAAGATAGTAGGGGAAGATAATCAGTCAAAGACAGGAAAACAAAATTACACAGGAAAACAAAATTACACAGGAAAACAAAATTACACAGGAAAACAAAATTACACAGGAACTCAGAAAATAGTAAAAGAGAATAATGAGTCAATAACAGGAAAAGGAAATTACACAGGAAGTCAGGAAACAGTAGAAGAGAATAAATCAAAAACTGGAAGAGGAAATTACACAAGGGCTCAGAAAATAGTAGAAGAAGAGAATGAGTCAAAAACAGGAAGAGGAAATTACACAGGGACTCAAGAAATAGTAAAAGAGAATAATGAGTCAATAACAGGAAAAGGAAATTACACAGAGATTCAGGAAACAGCAAAAGAAGAAAATAAGTCAATAACAGGAAAAGGAAATTACACAGGATATCAGGAAACAATAGAAGATACTAAACCACAAATTCCTCTTTTAAATTTCGAAGTATATAAAATAAAAGAAAACAAAAGTACAGAAAATCAGGAAACAGTAGAAGAAGTCACTAAGTCGCCAATTCCTCTTTTAAATTTTGAACTGTACAAAATAAAAGAAAACAAAAGTATAGAAAATCAGGAAACAGTAGAAGATAATAAGTCAAAGACAGGAAATGGAAATTACACAGAGACTCAGGAAACAATAGAAGATAATGAGTCAATAACAGGAAAAGGAAATTATACAGGAAATCAGGGTAATAAATCAATAACAGGAAATGGAAATTATACAGAAAACGGAAATTACACAGGAATTCAAGGTAATGAATCAATAATAGAAAACGGAAATTACACAGGAAATCAGGAAACAATAGAAGAAAATGAGTCAAAGACAGGTAATGAAAATTACACAGGGATTCAGGGTAATGAGTCAAAGACAGAAAATGGAAATTATACAGGAAATCATAGTAATACGTCAATAACAGGAAATGGAAATTACACAGGGAACCAGGGTAATAAATCAATAACAGGAAATGGAAATTACACAGGGAACCAGGGTAATAAATCAATAACAGGAAATGGAAATTACACAGGAAATCAGGGTAATAAATCAATAACAGGAAATGGAAACTACACAGGAAACCAGGGTAATAAATCAATAACAGGAAATGGAAACTACACAGGAAACCAGGGTAATAAATCAATAACAGGAAATGGAAATTACACAGGAAATCAGGGTAATGAGTCAAAGACAGGAAACGGAAATTACACCGGAATTCAGGATAATGAGTCAAAGACAGGAAATGGAAATTATACAGGAAATCAGGAAGCAGTAGAAGAAGATAATGATCTAGAAACAAATAATGATACAGACAATCAAGAAAATACTGGAGAAAATGAGTCAAACCATTCAAAAAGCAGTGGATCGAACTGGAAATATAAAACAAAAATAATTAATACGACAATTACTCAAAAAAATGACTCAGAGAGTTCAGAAAGCAATAATGTATCAAACTTGAAAGATAAAACAATAACAGTAATTAGAACAGTTGCCCAAAACAGTACCAGAACGAAAAACGAAACAAAAACCGGAACAGTCAATGGCTCGAAAAGTCTGAAAAGTGTAGGAGTGAACGCTACAACCGGAAATAAGTCCTATAACGGAACCTCTAGCGACGTAAAGAATGTGACAAGTGAAATATTGGAACCCGACGTAAACTTGACGAACAGTTTGGAAAGTCAGGAAGTAAATGCTGAAGTAGAAGTATATAACTGGACAGATACTCAGGGAAATGAATCGGCAATACCTGAGATAAAAACGGAGAAGAATAGCTGGAACAATATGAAATTCATATTGTCATATTCCTGTTCTCTTCGTTCATTTTATACTGCAAACGAAAGCGTAAATTTAAGTTATAATGGGCCTACTGCTTTAGAACAGCAGGATGTGGATATATACCTCATCAAGGAACACAGCCCGAGTTCTCCGGAAAATGAGATTTCATCTGGTATGAGTAAGAGCACTATTAACCTCGAAGATGTATTAAGTAATGATACGGAAGCTTATGTCAAGATACCTGCAACCCTGAACAAAGAAGGAGACCTTACCCCCCTTACACTGGATCCTCTTCAGGCAGGTTACTACTGGATCCTTATAACACATGCAGGAAATGAAACGGTAAAAACCGAATCAGAAAAAGAGATCTATTTGGCAAAATATTTTGAAGTTCTCGAATATCAAATGGAAACCAGGGCTCCGGATGCCCTTCAAGAAGGCAAAAACTTAGAAGTCAACATGGATCTGAAGAATGCACCTGCAGAGAAAAATTACACTTACTGGGCTGTACTGATAAAGGATAGTGCCTATATATCATCTGAAGGCACGAACCCAAGGTGGAGGATGACCACGGGAATCAGGCCTATTGTGAACGGAGTTGACATTATCGGTAGTCTGGAAACAAGTTTAAACGGACATGAATCCGAAAATGGGAACAACGAACTTAAGAACGAAATCCAGACTATTATAGGAAAAGAGAATGGTACGATAAGCATAAGTGAGAAAAATCAGAGTAAACTTTCCCTGAAAAGCCGGGAACTTCCTCCAGGAGACTACCTCTTAGTTACGGGTGCATATGAAGATAGTGAAGGTCTTACAGGTATATTCCAGAAAAAGGTAAGAATATCATCCGAAAAATTATACGGGTCGGGCTTAGAATCCAGCTCAGGAAATACCTTAGGTAGCCGATCTTCGATGAAATCCAAAGTTTCTCCTCTTATGGAAATTAAGTCCATTCTCGAAAATCCAAAAGCGTTCATATTCGAAGATATCAAGCCATACATTCAGGCAAACTCGTTAGCAGAAGTCTTAAGAAATCCTCCAAAAGCCCCCTCCTTCCTGTTAGGCTTTGCAGTAACTCTACTGATAGGGGTTGCGGTACTGAGGAAAAAGAAATAA